One Vicinamibacterales bacterium DNA window includes the following coding sequences:
- a CDS encoding methionine aminotransferase, with protein sequence MHTNVLTSKLPNVGTTIFTVMSKLAADLGAINLSQGFPDFDCDPALVEAVARHMREGRNQYAPMQGVPALRQAIAAKYNALYGSNYDGDLEVTVTSGGTEGIFDAVACVIRPGDEVIVFEPCYDSYVPSIELNGGKAVIVSLRYPDYRFPWDEVRAAITPRTKMIMINTPLNPAAVILTEGDIRELVSIVEGTDITIVSDEVYEHIVFDGALHTSMARYPQLRERSFIVGSFGKTYSVTGWKMGYVVAPGPLSTEFRKAHQFTTFSSFTPAQYAFADFLNERRGWPELSAFYQRKRDLFLSLLEGSRWTPLPSRGTYFQLLDYSAFSDEKDMDLALRLTREIGVASIPTSAFLYRQPPPPVLRFCFAKKDETLEKACDKLRRL encoded by the coding sequence GTGCACACCAACGTTCTGACCTCAAAGCTCCCCAACGTCGGCACGACGATCTTCACCGTGATGTCGAAGCTTGCCGCCGATCTCGGCGCCATCAACCTGTCGCAGGGCTTTCCCGATTTCGACTGCGATCCGGCGCTGGTCGAGGCGGTGGCGCGGCACATGCGCGAGGGTCGCAACCAGTACGCGCCGATGCAGGGGGTGCCGGCGCTGCGCCAGGCGATCGCGGCGAAGTACAACGCGCTCTACGGATCGAACTACGACGGCGACCTCGAGGTCACCGTCACCTCCGGCGGCACGGAGGGAATCTTCGACGCCGTCGCCTGCGTCATCCGTCCTGGCGACGAGGTCATCGTCTTCGAACCGTGCTACGACTCCTACGTCCCGTCGATCGAGCTGAACGGCGGCAAGGCGGTCATCGTCTCGCTCCGCTATCCCGACTATCGCTTCCCCTGGGACGAGGTACGCGCCGCGATCACGCCGCGCACGAAAATGATCATGATCAACACGCCGCTCAACCCGGCGGCGGTGATCCTCACCGAAGGGGATATCCGCGAGCTCGTGTCGATCGTCGAGGGCACCGATATCACGATCGTCAGCGATGAGGTCTACGAGCACATCGTCTTCGACGGAGCGCTGCACACCAGCATGGCGCGCTATCCGCAGCTTCGCGAGCGCAGCTTCATCGTCGGCTCGTTCGGCAAGACCTACTCCGTGACCGGGTGGAAGATGGGCTACGTCGTGGCGCCTGGCCCGTTGTCGACGGAGTTCCGCAAGGCGCACCAGTTCACGACCTTCTCGTCGTTCACGCCGGCGCAGTACGCCTTTGCCGATTTCCTGAACGAGCGGCGGGGCTGGCCGGAACTGTCGGCGTTCTACCAGCGCAAGCGCGATCTGTTCCTGTCGCTGCTCGAGGGCTCGCGCTGGACGCCGCTGCCCTCGCGCGGCACCTACTTCCAGCTGCTCGACTACTCGGCGTTCAGCGACGAAAAGGACATGGATCTGGCGCTGCGCCTGACGCGCGAGATCGGCGTGGCGTCGATCCCGACCTCGGCGTTCCTCTACCGGCAGCCGCCGCCGCCGGTGTTGCGCTTCTGCTTCGCCAAGAAGGACGAGACGCTCGAGAAGGCCTGCGACAAGCTGCGGCGGCTGTGA
- a CDS encoding MBOAT family O-acyltransferase: MIFTTFSYFLFLIPAALLFRATGPWFRPWVLVASGVLFFLYFSVTEFAGWMGAACIAIFIWEALLSRFYTSRSRWCLLGVAVSVGILAVFKYWNFLTGLATAGGANRWAWHGAFLPLGISFFTFEFIHYAVDRYHSRVERGTLGEYLAFIFFFPTLVAGPIKRFQYFVTGLRSPSRDWPLDWNRGITRILVGLVKKFGVADVLSSLTVHLNAADIPHASRPVLLLWLLAYAGKIYFDFSAYSDIAIGSGRLFGFAIPENFDWPYFRTNIADFWRNWHRSLTRWLTDYVFIPLGGSRAGRWRVSANVMTTMLVSGLWHGASLNFLVWGAWHGGLLVIHRWWVTRRGSRPAAPPTALGRFSSWAATFAAVTCGWAFFAMDLPTAALYFRQLIFG; the protein is encoded by the coding sequence TTGATCTTCACCACCTTCAGTTATTTCCTGTTCCTGATTCCCGCGGCGCTGCTGTTCAGGGCGACCGGTCCATGGTTCCGGCCGTGGGTCCTCGTCGCCTCGGGCGTTCTCTTTTTCCTCTATTTCTCCGTGACGGAGTTCGCGGGCTGGATGGGCGCCGCCTGCATCGCGATCTTCATCTGGGAGGCGCTCCTCAGCCGTTTTTACACCAGCCGATCTCGCTGGTGTCTGCTCGGCGTCGCGGTCAGCGTCGGCATTCTCGCTGTGTTCAAGTACTGGAACTTCCTGACCGGCCTGGCCACGGCAGGGGGTGCCAATCGCTGGGCGTGGCACGGCGCCTTCCTGCCGCTCGGTATTTCATTCTTCACGTTCGAGTTCATTCACTACGCTGTCGATCGCTACCATTCGCGAGTCGAGCGGGGGACGCTCGGCGAGTACCTGGCGTTCATCTTCTTCTTTCCGACGCTCGTCGCCGGGCCGATCAAGCGCTTTCAGTACTTCGTGACGGGTCTGCGCAGTCCCAGCCGTGACTGGCCGCTCGACTGGAACCGCGGCATCACCCGCATCCTCGTCGGGCTGGTGAAGAAGTTCGGGGTTGCCGATGTGCTGTCGAGCCTGACCGTTCACCTGAACGCCGCCGACATTCCGCACGCGTCACGTCCGGTGCTGCTGCTCTGGCTGCTGGCCTACGCCGGGAAGATCTACTTCGACTTCTCGGCGTACTCGGACATCGCGATCGGATCCGGGCGGCTGTTCGGCTTCGCCATTCCCGAGAACTTCGACTGGCCGTATTTCCGGACGAACATCGCCGACTTCTGGCGCAACTGGCATCGCTCGCTGACGCGATGGCTGACCGACTATGTCTTCATTCCGCTTGGCGGCTCACGCGCCGGGCGATGGCGTGTCTCCGCCAATGTGATGACGACCATGCTCGTCAGCGGCTTGTGGCACGGCGCCAGCCTCAATTTTCTGGTCTGGGGCGCGTGGCACGGGGGACTACTGGTCATTCATCGGTGGTGGGTGACCCGCCGAGGCTCCAGGCCGGCGGCGCCGCCGACGGCGCTGGGCCGGTTTTCGTCATGGGCCGCCACCTTTGCCGCCGTCACCTGTGGTTGGGCCTTCTTCGCCATGGATCTGCCGACCGCGGCGTTGTATTTCCGGCAGCTTATTTTCGGGTGA
- a CDS encoding DUF3592 domain-containing protein, with protein MSEEKAYPIGAAAAGILLFIVGLIVGMYAFQGFRNEQDRLAIAARAAGTVTGHLNGHPMVTFTLPGGDRVSFTASSVSGAYPDGTKVDVLYQMDQPSNAIIDRPFVRWGRFVALGALSGIVMGLGAYIARAARRHDRMTGLR; from the coding sequence GTGTCAGAGGAGAAGGCGTATCCGATCGGCGCCGCCGCGGCCGGCATCCTGCTGTTCATTGTCGGCCTCATCGTTGGGATGTACGCCTTCCAGGGGTTCAGGAACGAACAGGATCGCCTGGCGATCGCGGCGCGCGCCGCCGGCACCGTCACCGGGCACCTGAACGGCCATCCGATGGTGACGTTCACACTGCCTGGCGGAGATCGCGTCAGCTTCACCGCCAGCTCCGTCAGTGGAGCCTATCCCGACGGTACGAAGGTGGACGTCCTCTATCAGATGGACCAGCCGTCGAACGCGATCATCGATCGGCCGTTCGTACGCTGGGGGCGCTTCGTCGCGCTCGGCGCCCTGTCGGGTATCGTGATGGGGCTCGGCGCCTACATCGCCCGCGCCGCGCGGCGCCACGACAGGATGACGGGACTCCGTTGA
- the msrA gene encoding peptide-methionine (S)-S-oxide reductase MsrA → MFNKATMPKPEDALKGRAERMPVPAAHHVLQGAPLQGPFPPHLQKAMFGLGCFWGAEKKFWQVPGVYTTAVGYAAGYTPNPTYREVCTGHTGHNEVVLVVFDPAKVSYDALLKTFWESHDPTEGMRQGNDVGTQYRSGVYYFDDEQRAAAERSRDEYQRALSQARHGKITTEILPAPEFYYAEDYHQQYLSKNPDGYCGLGGTGVACQIGLAVPKT, encoded by the coding sequence ATGTTCAACAAGGCCACGATGCCGAAGCCGGAGGATGCGCTCAAGGGACGCGCCGAGAGGATGCCGGTGCCGGCTGCGCATCACGTGCTGCAGGGCGCGCCGCTCCAAGGGCCGTTTCCGCCGCACCTGCAGAAGGCGATGTTCGGTCTCGGCTGCTTCTGGGGGGCGGAGAAAAAATTCTGGCAGGTGCCGGGCGTCTACACCACCGCTGTCGGCTATGCGGCGGGGTACACGCCGAACCCGACCTATCGCGAGGTGTGCACGGGCCACACCGGACACAACGAAGTCGTGTTGGTCGTGTTCGACCCCGCGAAGGTGTCGTACGACGCGCTGCTCAAGACGTTCTGGGAGAGCCACGATCCGACCGAGGGGATGCGGCAGGGGAACGACGTCGGCACCCAATATCGATCCGGCGTCTACTACTTCGACGACGAGCAGCGCGCCGCCGCCGAGCGCTCGCGCGACGAGTATCAGCGCGCGCTGAGCCAGGCCCGTCACGGCAAGATCACCACCGAGATCCTGCCCGCTCCGGAGTTCTACTACGCCGAGGACTACCACCAGCAGTACCTGTCGAAGAACCCCGACGGCTACTGCGGTCTGGGCGGCACGGGTGTCGCCTGTCAGATCGGTCTCGCGGTCCCCAAGACTTAG
- a CDS encoding SPFH and helix-turn-helix domain-containing protein produces MGLMDFIKGEFIDVIEWTDDSRDTLSFRFPDDDKAIKNGAQLIVRESQVVQFVYLGEFGDTFGPGKHTLTTDNIPILTKLQSWKYGFNSPFKADVYYVTTRLFTGNKWGTSNPIMLRDADLGIVRVRAFGTFDFHIVDPKKFLKEVAGSDQNFRLDEFSDTMRSRIVSVFTDALATAKVPVFDVASRYTELGEALMPLINPVISAKYGIEMASFILENVSVPPEVEQAIDKRSSMGAIGNLNDFVKFQMAQGMEKGGGGAGSAATEMAVGLAMAKQMIDQGMTSQAPAPKPGSAVTGEGGAPAVGAPELLSVADAAKLLGVGEPDVQAVLDSGELTGKKIGTTWRIKRSAIDEYLGK; encoded by the coding sequence ATGGGATTGATGGACTTCATCAAGGGCGAATTCATCGATGTCATCGAGTGGACAGATGATTCGCGCGACACGCTCTCGTTCCGGTTCCCCGACGACGACAAGGCGATCAAGAACGGCGCGCAGCTGATCGTCCGCGAGTCGCAGGTCGTGCAGTTCGTCTACCTTGGCGAATTCGGCGACACGTTCGGTCCCGGCAAGCACACGCTGACGACCGACAACATACCGATCCTCACGAAGTTGCAGTCGTGGAAATACGGCTTCAACTCGCCGTTCAAGGCCGACGTCTACTACGTGACGACGCGGCTCTTCACCGGCAACAAGTGGGGCACGTCCAACCCGATCATGCTGCGCGACGCGGACCTCGGCATCGTCCGCGTCCGCGCCTTCGGCACGTTCGATTTCCACATCGTCGATCCGAAGAAATTCCTCAAGGAAGTCGCCGGCTCGGATCAGAACTTCCGGCTCGACGAGTTCTCCGACACCATGCGCTCGCGCATCGTCTCGGTGTTCACCGACGCGCTGGCGACCGCGAAGGTGCCGGTCTTCGACGTGGCCAGCCGCTACACCGAGCTGGGCGAGGCGCTGATGCCGCTGATCAACCCCGTGATCAGCGCCAAGTACGGCATCGAGATGGCGAGCTTCATCCTCGAGAACGTGTCGGTGCCGCCGGAAGTGGAGCAGGCGATCGACAAGCGCTCGAGCATGGGCGCCATCGGCAACCTCAACGACTTCGTAAAGTTCCAGATGGCGCAGGGCATGGAGAAGGGCGGCGGCGGCGCCGGCAGTGCCGCCACCGAGATGGCAGTCGGCCTGGCGATGGCCAAGCAGATGATCGACCAGGGGATGACCTCTCAGGCACCCGCGCCGAAGCCAGGCAGCGCCGTCACCGGCGAAGGCGGAGCGCCTGCGGTGGGCGCCCCCGAGCTGCTCTCGGTCGCCGATGCCGCGAAACTGCTTGGCGTCGGCGAGCCCGACGTGCAGGCCGTGCTCGATTCGGGAGAGCTCACCGGCAAGAAAATCGGTACGACCTGGCGCATCAAGCGCTCGGCGATCGACGAATACCTGGGCAAGTGA
- the msrB gene encoding peptide-methionine (R)-S-oxide reductase MsrB, translated as MADFPVQKTDDEWRRTLTPEQYQILRQHATERAGSCALNTEKRAGTFSCAGCGQELFTNETKFNSGTGWPSFGEPTPGSIGTTVDGRHGMTRTEVHCSQCGGHLGHVFPDGPPPTGQRYCINGAVLNFVPK; from the coding sequence ATGGCCGATTTCCCCGTCCAGAAGACCGATGACGAGTGGCGCCGCACCCTGACGCCAGAGCAATACCAGATCCTGCGGCAGCACGCGACCGAGCGCGCCGGCAGCTGCGCTCTCAACACCGAGAAGCGCGCCGGCACCTTCTCGTGCGCCGGCTGCGGACAGGAACTCTTCACCAACGAAACGAAGTTCAATTCCGGCACCGGCTGGCCGAGTTTCGGTGAGCCGACGCCCGGCTCGATTGGCACCACCGTCGATGGTCGCCACGGCATGACGCGCACCGAGGTGCATTGCTCGCAATGCGGCGGCCACCTGGGCCACGTCTTCCCCGACGGGCCGCCCCCGACTGGCCAGCGCTATTGCATCAACGGCGCGGTCCTGAATTTCGTTCCCAAGTAG